The genomic stretch ggctgaagacttgtctgaagactggaaatattttgaaaattcagagagaaaaaaaaggacccTCTGACTACaccgtactctaaggacagtttatgcaggttaggcatggcatgaactattgtctcatgtgacagatgtcagcacaaagtatccaaggtattgtatgccaatggtagcatcaacagaacaaagcacacagtgtcatgaagacataaattatgagtttgtgtaccaagacccaggcctcttccaggttcttagatagtaactgagaacctcaaatacggtagtgatgtgatagtgtgggggtgaatctagttacaactagcttctattgtgacacagatgactctttttgtgtcatggtcagcttataatgaatgactagacctaagcatgagaataaccaaatactacattgcttctctagctgctgagcttttaaaagccctggggtgacagcaagcttttgtggacatactggattggtccttgtgtactttaactctctgagtcacctccactctcagtaagttagttcaattccataaattggaaatcagtcacctggaaaaaatacattctcaatatgatcccagattggccatggaaaaagggtagcttgaactgtcccacctaggttctgggcctgcacaggcctgctctccaacagaaacctgtgttcacagctgcaggctgcattcactatgggtgtccttgaggttcttccctaaactgcctagattaaaataattttcatgctaacaatcaaaaaactcattatgccaatctggccaacaggaagctaatttctattctgtattttgtcagatgtgcagaatacatatggtcatcattgataataggtgaaagatctgctctaatatggacactaagtggtgctggaggatgatcctgacccacaatgaggagtggtaacaccagagccctgtagggatggctggcaagctaacacattgagcatgcacagctcagtaaatttcctgtgaatacacatctcctgagatctctctatttgattggaggtgatcctgtccacctaatacagtacatgatgtggaaggacaaaagcacctgcaggagctgtggtgatgactcacaggatagagcatctgctactctctcagaagaaccacatggaccctaacaattgggtaaagcatgtcagtgattacttcataaagtgtgtgtccgagaaacagccacattttccacacaaaagacactgtcacactgggtaccccttggtgactttgaattcacttattagcccaggatccatggaacatgcagagatccatctccaccTGTCAggtctaagtccacaggaggggacagaacccttgaataagaatgatggtcttaagagtcaagagatagaattcaatttttattcataaggaattcatttttacaacaaaacaggattaaaacaaataaattaaaatatttaaaaatatttgaaaacataaaaacagtaacaagaacatataaatatgaaacaacaaaaagaaaatttcaattaaaatcataacaaaaatatttctaaacagcacaatcttaacgaacatttagaagcacagatgtattgctgtttctcctcttgcacacataatgaaaggaggtcccccaagttgtctctcaagtgctgttttctgagaagaaagtaagacctcaatcagtcaggctggcttagtgttatataaatttagggtctctaagcaatgacaaattaactctgaggaagaatactcatccaaaaaatttgttaccgttcaggatgtttgtcatcagggactcctgagaaagcaacttattcttcaggaagctctcttactggtgtgtgtccaattccagctctcttgcactttctgagacctgggagaggaaggcagtttttcagacactgatttggtggtgaaatgcaaggcagctgtcggaaggctgccttctaccatctcagttctattggacagtcaacatggaccttttaactgatatcattgttgctactctttgggaagggcaaaatctccagagagcctcaaagtaatatgggctgccaatatgggacccagacttataccagtgcaaaccaagaacagggcaatggaaggaacctcattgggttgcaggaagaaagtagatgtccatatgtcaccaaggttaaaaccaatgacaagttctaatttgacatttgcattttgttcttatcccgcaaaggtgcttcccacacaagaagtcacatgaccacagagtgtcatttgtcaaagaaccaagaacttgttcaaaactctacagagcatccaatctatcacgtggatatgcaatgatgaggtatgttattaatctgtcaccatttctatactgcagcttcaaaaagagcagacaaatatacttgcaaaataattcagtttctgaaaagtggttggcttcccagaatactggtgcataggcagagcaatgaacaattccattacatgaggtggttggctggttgtgagtgtaaattagaaaggtggtaggagagagcaaagatgtatcaaattggcaaactttatcagatattgttaagctaacacagctgcttgTCCCTACCAGATGGTGCtcggtctggacgttgctggtctttatctttcttgttgaagtcaaccaaatatttctggttcagtgcacaatcaagatgtacctccttgctctcctgcttcagtgggaccaacttcttcctacatgtgttctccatcaggagctggctgagcaggtttctggaaatacagtctgcatagtaagatcatgctggccctttcccccattcctactcccaagtaccactaactctaccagatcccagatacccatgaagacttaatagaattcatttcgatacatataaggctgctgcacaaaccacaaagagtaaattccgggaagaataaattgtttgtttggcccgagcaccaattagtgtccacatctctcaaaaagaacatggatctacaactatccatgaaagcccaatgcatgggggcaacatcaattagtagtgggcaaacaccctcaaaggaggtcagtagaaccaagagaaggtcatgctaaccatgtggtccacacactgagttttgtaaaacctggtatgacaccataggtccaggtcagcctaataacctgttgacttcaatcagtgctgttctatctagagccttctgaagatgcctagacaatcctgggatgaggaacagtcttttgtggaactgaaaactgagtcctaatgaccctggcacactgatgtgtaaacagcacaagagatagaaccagagctgaagaccgtccaatccagaacaaagaaagtcagaaatggccattccacaggtgataggctttctgaccaggacttacctagagaaggtaatctccttcttcagcttacagctgttctcatggatctcagtgttctccatctctaagttgtgcagaattgacatgaccgcctcctccattctctccaggtcttcataatatggatttggcctgaagtgtggcctggccccaaatgatagaatacaatgaacatcagcatttaggaatatatgagctcagggtgggtcctgtactaccccagtcctggaaggacaccttctgaattgtacatattggatattcttcagcttcagaaacgtgtttttctgcgtccaggacaccagaatctcagcatctagatggaggcttccctggctccctttgttcaatcaagaggaaatctgcagtcaagccagttaagctatcaagagcctaggccacacctctccatgctccccgaccccaacacacccagaaaccggtgatttcttttctcctgttttgacaAGAGACCacatatcaacacaaaattataatctgcacaaggaatacaaatgTACAGACAATCGtggccacataggcaaagaactgtgctgttgacagtggggctcccagaacaaagcattcacatgaccatgaaagtgttacaggtaaatactcaggctaagacatagacccctagattccaggtgtggagggaaatataaacatataaaagttgtgcatatgcatttggatgtatgcacacacagactcacagactgaaacacacccacaaaaaaaagagaaaagttaacagaatcagagaaagagaaaaacaaatatggaaacagagagcactgtgagaaccaggagaaatgcatgcaccattgctgtctcagagtgcaagacacacagacaataacaaacaggcctgagcctgagaccttctagtcaagcattgagatgaacagtttgggaccaggcccctcaggctgctgcctggatcttccagcactcagtcccctgcctagcaagtacagagactcaccataaactcactgcaattacaatcttgcaaagccaccagctgtcaagggctttgcaaatgcacactagacactcactctccctgactttatccccgaattcttcattcagaccacaagatctgcttttcaataaattgaagcagatgagtccattttccatcttgctcctcaggaagggtcaaggttctgaatctcctctatatgggaggtgaggtttagcacagggtggttagggaggcacagctttctagaacccaaaaccttaataggataagaagaaggtgaccttgcagacccaggaatgaaacaagagcatttggagcagttcatacctgttcttcatggatctctctgtcagaaacctcaggcgatctctcaggtcatttctctcctcggtaatgagctgcagctctttaatcagcttctccttttccttcttggcctgattctcgcttagttcagtgccaggggatgatgtttctctcccagcgtctgtaggtagaagaacacaagtgaacctgcatggggagaatgcatagagtgtacatagaccacagttaggcctaaacaggagaacaagcctggaacccagtgtcactgctaggcgattggtctatgcttaagaggcctcatcagtggatctcagttctcccactactctatcgagaccaagagatgtaagcagccaggtgttccctattccggacatcaggtgcttacatggaccacggagatggcttctccaggattatcatcagctgaacagggtacagcttggtttcaggaccctcacccctgtgggttcgaactcagatgataaattcaccacccacaagacttgagtgattggagacactcagatgtcctaccctgat from Rattus norvegicus strain BN/NHsdMcwi chromosome 19, GRCr8, whole genome shotgun sequence encodes the following:
- the LOC134483175 gene encoding uncharacterized protein LOC134483175, giving the protein MFSRLRKHFRRGNVDSGETKVKESSLSSQSNDGQRQHFWGMLNAGRETSSPGTELSENQAKKEKEKLIKELQLITEERNDLRDRLRFLTERSMKNRPHFRPNPYYEDLERMEEAVMSILHNLEMENTEIHENSCKLKKEITFSRNLLSQLLMENTCRKKLVPLKQESKEVHLDCALNQKYLVDFNKKDKDQQRPDRAPSGLRKCKRAGIGHTPVRELPEE